One stretch of Chryseobacterium sp. LJ668 DNA includes these proteins:
- a CDS encoding NAD(P)/FAD-dependent oxidoreductase, whose product MITTDILIIGAGPTGLFAVFEAGLLKMKCHIIDALPQPGGQLAELYPKKPIFDIPGYPSVNAGELVDNLMEQIKQFQPGFTLGETAVSYKKIDEEWFEVVTNKGTIHRCKAIAIAGGLGTFEPRKPTMDNVADYEEKGLEYFVKEPEHFRNKKVVIAGGGDSALDWSVFLSNVASEVTLIHRRNEFRGALDSVEKVQDLKNKGKIKLITPAEVTAIKGDGKVEAITVIRDGEDAFDIETDYFIPLFGLTPKLGEIAQWGLNIEKNAIVVNNALDYQTNIEGIYAIGDINTYPGKLKLILCGFHEATLMCQSVYNRLNPGKKFVLKYTTVSGVDGFDGSRKEAEKAVVKKID is encoded by the coding sequence ATGATAACGACAGACATATTAATTATCGGAGCAGGACCAACAGGGCTTTTTGCTGTGTTTGAAGCGGGTTTGCTTAAAATGAAATGCCACATCATAGATGCACTTCCTCAACCGGGAGGTCAGTTGGCAGAGCTGTACCCAAAGAAGCCGATTTTCGATATTCCGGGTTATCCGTCTGTAAATGCAGGAGAACTGGTAGATAATTTGATGGAGCAGATCAAGCAGTTTCAACCAGGTTTCACATTAGGCGAAACCGCAGTATCATATAAAAAAATTGATGAAGAGTGGTTTGAGGTGGTTACTAATAAAGGAACAATCCATAGATGTAAAGCAATTGCGATTGCGGGTGGTTTAGGAACATTCGAGCCTAGAAAGCCTACCATGGATAATGTAGCTGATTATGAAGAGAAAGGTCTGGAATATTTCGTTAAAGAACCGGAACATTTCAGGAATAAAAAAGTAGTAATCGCAGGTGGTGGAGATTCTGCCTTAGACTGGAGCGTTTTCCTGTCAAATGTTGCAAGTGAAGTGACTTTGATTCATAGAAGAAACGAATTCCGTGGAGCTTTAGATTCTGTAGAAAAAGTTCAGGATTTAAAAAATAAGGGAAAAATTAAATTGATTACTCCTGCTGAAGTCACTGCCATAAAAGGTGACGGTAAGGTAGAAGCAATCACCGTGATAAGAGATGGCGAAGATGCATTTGATATAGAAACTGATTATTTTATTCCTTTATTTGGACTAACTCCAAAGCTGGGCGAAATTGCTCAGTGGGGTTTAAATATCGAGAAAAATGCAATTGTAGTCAACAATGCTTTAGACTATCAAACCAATATAGAAGGAATCTACGCAATTGGTGATATCAACACTTATCCTGGAAAATTAAAGCTGATTCTTTGTGGCTTTCACGAAGCTACTTTAATGTGTCAGAGCGTTTATAACAGATTAAATCCGGGTAAAAAATTCGTTTTAAAATATACTACCGTAAGTGGAGTAGACGGATTCGACGGTAGCCGTAAGGAAGCTGAAAAAGCAGTTGTAAAAAAGATAGATTAA
- a CDS encoding 2Fe-2S iron-sulfur cluster-binding family protein gives MSDINIRITDREGLTHDIVAPTDMSMNLMEIIRSYELAEEGTIGVCGGMAMCASCQVYVIQDPGLEPMGDEEDAMLGEAFHVQPNSRLGCQLHIADAMEGLEVEIAPYP, from the coding sequence ATGAGCGATATAAATATAAGAATCACTGACAGGGAAGGTTTGACCCACGATATCGTAGCGCCTACAGATATGTCAATGAATTTAATGGAAATCATCCGTTCTTATGAATTGGCAGAGGAAGGAACGATCGGAGTCTGCGGCGGAATGGCCATGTGTGCCTCATGTCAGGTCTATGTGATTCAAGATCCGGGACTTGAGCCGATGGGTGATGAGGAAGATGCAATGCTTGGTGAAGCATTTCACGTACAGCCAAACAGCAGATTAGGCTGTCAGCTTCATATTGCAGATGCTATGGAAGGTCTTGAAGTGGAGATTGCACCTTATCCTTAG